The Salarias fasciatus chromosome 12, fSalaFa1.1, whole genome shotgun sequence DNA segment taaagtTTCAAGAACAAAAGTCTCAGCAGCGAGGGAAAGAAAGCCGAAGATGCTCATTTAATAAAGCAGCGGTGTTCATAGTGGGAGGGGGGCAGAACGGGGTcctggggggctgcaggagagtCGGTAACAGATACGCAGTGGGGCCCGACACGATGTGTCCATAACCAGGAGAGCTGTGAGGGCTTTGCTGCGGATTTGGGTTCTGATGACCTGCAGGAGGGGGTCTGCTCATAATGCTTTCAATGCTGAAGGAGCACTTTGCCCCCGGGCCGGGCTTTGGATCAGTGCGCTCTGTTGCGCACAGCTGCGCTCTCGAGTCTTTGCGCTTCTCGTGACTGTTCAGAGTTTGAGGTAGAAGGTGATAAGCAGAGGTCGGCATCACGAGGCCGTCCTGCAGTGGCATGTACCGGACAGGGGCCGCCGGGGCGGGGCTCACCTGGCTCTGTATGCCGTATGGCTGTCCGTACGGCCGGTAACAGTTCAAAGAGGAGTAAAACACGAGTCCGTCTTTACCAAACTCCGGCTGGTTTCTCTTGAAGCGCTTCCTGCGGCGCAAGAAGCTGCCGTTGTCGAACATGTCCTCCGAGGCAGGGTCCAGGGACCAGTAGTTGCCTTTCCCCGGGTTTCCAGGCTCCCTCGGGATCTTGATGAAGCAGTCGTTGAGAGACAGATTGTGTCTGATCGAGTTCTGCCAAGCGGGAAACTTGTCCCTGTAGTAGGGGAACTTCTTGATGATGAAGTCACAGATGCCGCTCAGTGTCAGCTTCTTCATCGGGCTCTGCAGGATGGCCATGGTGATGAGGGCGATGTAGGAATAAGGGGGCTTCACCGAGCTGCTTTGGACTTTTCTGGACGGTGGCGCCTCTGCACAGAAGCTGCTCTCGCTTTCCCCAGAGGAGTCCTGCTCCGAGGAGTCAAATTCAGCACCCGATTCTGCTGAGGAGGCGGGGTCCGTGGCGCACTGATAAATCCGGTCGTGGACTGGTTCACCCTCGCCAACTATGTCAATCTCACCCTCCTCGTGAGGAAATCCTGCATGTTGTGACGCGTCAAACTCACTGGAAAGAGTCATGGTCACAGACAGGACGGCTTAAAAACGTGCAAAAAGTTGCCCGCGTCAAGGAGGCCTCTGCAGTTTGCCTTGCGTAAAAACTTCTCGTGCGTAAAAGCGCACCAAAATCGCGTAGTTCTTAGTCAGCTCTGCgtaaaatgctgaaatgctGAGAGCTGAGGGTTTATATCCTGAGAGTCTGCTGCCCAGCAGGCCAGGCCCATTAACCCTCCGGACCTATCAGGGCAGCCCGTCACCGCGGGAAGCCGCAGGTGGGGAGGGGGCTCGTATTGTCCGGCTGCTCGCAAGACATACTCATGCATAGTAAAGGCACGCACGGGAGTTCATTTGATTTCCATCCTAAACACAAATCTTTAGGTGACAAATCCGTTTAGCTGTAGAAAAAGACCCCCAATGGTCAACATTGCATTGATAAAATTCTATaaaattataaaagaaaaacaaaagtgtgaGATCTAAGTATAGGTGCCACTTTACAGTAAAGGATGAAATAAGATTCCCCTGAATCCACCTTGTGTACCAAGGTGGAATTTATGTTAGGAGATATAGTTTCTATCTcaatttcttttattattttatagcAGTTTAAGACAGAATATCATAGAGTCTGGGATGAGGCGTTCGTGGGAATTTTTACACCACGCTCAACACGTGGTGACAAACTAAGCATTCCCCCCTCCCTGAGAAATCCCCCGCAGGTTCGTTTAGTTTGCCACCTTCGGATGCCCGTGGGTGGTGTGTGGCCATGAAAATGGCCGAGGTGAGGCGCCCAGCGGCCAGCAGAGAAAAGAGGCAATAGTCGCCTTAACGAGGCAATCAGCATCAGAATCGAGGAGGAAACGGCTCCGCGGCACAGTGCGCCCCGAGCCAGCGGGCACCGCGCGCCTTTACGGCCGGGATGAATAAGCAAAGCCATCCTCAAAGCAAACCGGTCCCGTAGCGGATATGTGCTATAAACCACCAGTGCCGAGGCATCTCAATTGCAAATGACTTAATTGGGAAGACTCCACCGATTTCCTCACCTGACTGTGCGCGCGAGCGCGCGTGTACGGGTTCTCACATAACTATCAATAAGCGCGACGCCTTCACAGTATGGTGCGGCTCTATTTTGACCCATGTGATGAATTCAGGTTGGTAAAACAAATCAGTATAATGTGACTGAGACGATCTTGACCATTTCAAActttaatgaataaaaactgaCTTGTTTAAATTAAGAAATGACagcaaaatgtaaatgtattagTGCTGCTGAACTAACATTTAGCTCATGGATTCAAAATCCAACTTGACAGATCTCAAATACATATAGTAGATGTTTGCACAAAGCCATAATAAAGTAATTTTCTTACCAGTGTAATATTTATTTAGTATTTTGTTTCACATTAGAGTCACCAAGAGTCACAGTGAAATAACTGTACTGCTGTCAAATGTCAAAACTGATCATTTTTGACCCATTCTGGGTCATTCTGAACAGAAAGGGTTCAATCACAACAATTTCAAGTCAAACACgtcaaaaagagagaaagaaaaatgcatttctatAGCAAAACTGTAAAAGTAGATACAAagaggaataaataaaataaaagattacTTCATTCACTTCAAGCTCTAGTATTATCTAGGGAGAGGTCAAATGTGAAAAACTAGTGGTGCTAAGTTCCCCTTGATATCTCTCCACCTTTATTCTAACCACActtttactgtgttttacaACAATAAAAGCTGAAATGGTAATGTCCTGTGAGGCCTCTCCACACTTTGAATATCATAGTGGTCCTGCCACCGAAACACAATGGGACTGTGTCTCTGTGATGTTAATAGCCCAGAGCTGTTACCTCAATAAAAGCTAAGCTAACAAATAATTaaacccccctttttttttggtacttCAGAAAGTAACAAATACAATCTCTCtaagaaaactttattttagaATAATTCTAAATGAATTCAAGCATGACTATTTCAATTTCAGTGATGTTTCTCCAAAAGGAATTCCCACCTATCCAAAAAATGCAGACTCTGAAAAGTAAACGCTCGACAGAATGCTGTATGAGCAAAAACTTTTACTTATTTCAGATGTCTGCCAGGTGTTGAGTAAATttccagacacacacccagctcTCCAGCTTTGGATGGTGTGGAAATACTCAACCGACCATAACTGTTCTCATCCTCGTAGGAAAAGAACAAATCTCATAGAGAACGTCTCGAATCGGTGAGCGGCCACTTTTACTAAACGTGCAAAACAATCAGTCGAGATGTTGTTGTGAAGCAGCTTCTAATTTCTGTGTGTCCCCAGCACCACAGAAGACATGAACTTCTCCTGGAGGACGTCCTTGTCCAGGTTCCTTCCTGTAAAACAAGCCAGCATGAGCATAAACACATGGCTTCCATTTACAAAGCGCCACATGTCCCATCAGGTCAGTGGTGACAGTATTGGAGGAAAAGAGCTCAGTATTCACTGAACTGTATTTGCCTTTATtgaagaaaacctgaaaacatcCAGGAGCCCAGCCTGTGTGTCCTCACCTATAAAGACCAGCCGGTTGACCCGTGGGTTCTCCTCCCAGAGCTGTGGCGTCTCATTAACCTCGTACAGCTCGTGGACCCCCTGCAGCATCACTTGGTGGGCTTTATCTGCAAAAGAAACAATGCCCTGCGAACACAAGCCACGAGTGACACATTAACCGTCACCGAAAGAAGCAGATTGATCAGGATAATAAAGCCGGCGTCGGTGATCGCTGCCGTCACTGGGGTGTCTATTGTGCTCCGCTGTACCTTCAACCGAACGACAGTCATCGGGTTCCCTTCTTTGTTACAGAACATCTTTTCCCACAGGAGATCCTGAAGCAGTGGAAAACGGGTGTTTACTTTATAAAGGACTGTGCTTTAATAGATCTAATTAGCGATGGCAGCAGGGATCTGTTACCTGGATGAAGGCATTCAGGGCTTCCTCGGACAGATCCCCACTCACTTCAAAGGTCACCGTTAAAATACTCTGAGGATGatacatgagaaaaaaatgactttaacgtaaaagttttcagtttttctgcagctttgaagtaagtttcccactttttttttttccccccagtctGTGAAATACAAATGAAAGACACTGGAAAATAATACCAGGCTGTAAAACAGTGGTGTCAAACTCATTGTAGTTCAGGCCACACACAGGGGCTTTTGATCTCTAGAGGGCCGGATCGGTAAAATGAAAGCTTTATAAACCATCAATCATGACTGCTCCCCGTTTCCCTGGCTCTCACTGTGAAGAACTTagtgtacattaaaaaaaaatccattattaaacaaacactgttctatCAAATATGAATaggttaaaatgtttaataaataGTCAAAAAATTGCAACAAATTTAGGTTTTTGTGCCacaaaaagtgtttcttttccGCAGCATTTAGCATGTTTTCCTGTACAATTAGTCctgttattgaataaaaaaaaaaaaaaaattacaagttAATCTAAAACCTGAACAGGCAATGCATCAGATCTAGACTGCAA contains these protein-coding regions:
- the foxd5 gene encoding forkhead box protein D5, which codes for MTLSSEFDASQHAGFPHEEGEIDIVGEGEPVHDRIYQCATDPASSAESGAEFDSSEQDSSGESESSFCAEAPPSRKVQSSSVKPPYSYIALITMAILQSPMKKLTLSGICDFIIKKFPYYRDKFPAWQNSIRHNLSLNDCFIKIPREPGNPGKGNYWSLDPASEDMFDNGSFLRRRKRFKRNQPEFGKDGLVFYSSLNCYRPYGQPYGIQSQVSPAPAAPVRYMPLQDGLVMPTSAYHLLPQTLNSHEKRKDSRAQLCATERTDPKPGPGAKCSFSIESIMSRPPPAGHQNPNPQQSPHSSPGYGHIVSGPTAYLLPTLLQPPRTPFCPPPTMNTAALLNEHLRLSFPRC